Part of the Hemicordylus capensis ecotype Gifberg chromosome 7, rHemCap1.1.pri, whole genome shotgun sequence genome, CTCGCTGATAAAGCCAGTAAACAGACCGCACTCTGCTGTCCGATAAGGCTCATGTGGAGATGGAATGTCCCTCTTCCCTATCTCAGGAAACACTGTCTGCTTTTTGGAGAGAGCGGTGAGAGGGGGGAGCTTTTTTCCTTAAAGAGAAAGGTTTAAACAGCTGGGACTTTTATGTCATGAGGGAGGCACAGCTGGTGCAATGCAGGCTTATTACATTCTGGAAAGCCCAGAGAGTGAATAAGATGAATCTTTTCCTCTCTACAGCAGAAAGATCAATGGAAACTGGTTGGCAGCAGATATGGTACACAGGCAAAAAGCTACTTCTCATCACAGGAACATTgggacttaggaagctgccatatactgagtcagaccattggcctatctagctcagtgcttcctacacagactggcagcggcttctccaaggttgcagacaggaatctctctcagccctatcttggtgaagccagggagggaactgggaacctaaatgctcttgccagagcagctccatcccttgagaggaatatctcacagtgctcacacttctagtcattttaaaagtgaacctggatacaggcccttcaaatgcagggtaaagATGTGTACCGCTGCCCCTGTGTTCAGcatagcatgtgaatgactgtactggtgtacagatctgtacctgtatacactttGTTGAAGAGAACGTGTGAATGagccatttatttttctttcgtTCCATCTGTTAGCTCTAGTTTGCCAGAGCTGATAAGCTTTTGACCTTCCGTTCATCCCTTTGTTTGGGGATGTACCTGGGAGACCCCGAGACCCCAAGGCCTTGCCCATCAATTCAGCCACCAATGGGGCTGATTCCCTCCCAGCAACCATGTTCCTAGTTCCAGGAACCTGAGGGATATCATCTCCTATTGGTTGTAAGGACAACTTTGACTCTGGCTACTCTGACCTGGTTTGGTGAAGTCACATTTCTCTCTCGCCCCATCTGGATGTTTCCTCCCCAAAACGCTCACGGTTACAGCTCTGGAAGCGGGTTGGAAGTGCCTTGGGTCCTTCTGCGGACCTTTAAAGTGGAGGTTCTTTTATACTAGCAAGAGAAAGAGTAATTGTCCCTATTgaaccgcagcacagcatccctccagtgaagGTTGCTGGGGTCTGATTGTGGCACCTTTTCGGACAGGGAACTCCTGTAAAAAAATATTAGCTACTAAATCAGGGAtactcaactctggccctcctgcagatgttggcctgcaactcccatactccctggctattggccgctgtggttggggattatgggagctgtagtaaaaaaaaataaaactgctgggagtggggcaaagttgagcaggcctgtactaAATGAACTGCTTTGTGAgcttgttgctgttattgttggAAAGCAGTGTATAAAATGTAGTAAGAAGTGTTCCTGTTTCCACCTGCTGAAATGCTGACAGTTATCTATAGTTGTACATTTTAAATGTCtaaaaaaccagagagaggtcCAATTTATGCAATGCAGATCACAATTGCTCTTCTTTTCCCATTTTAATAAGTtacgttttatttatttttttaaaatgaataacatTGTAACTTTTGTAGAAAGGAACGTAAGCAAAATGGTTCAGTATTAAgtggaaggggaaaaaaccatTAAGTGGTTTTCCCAGGggaaaaagagctggtcttgtagtagcaagcatggattatcccctttgctaagcagggtatgccctggtttgcatttgcatgggtgactacatgtgagttccGTCTGCTGTAGGAtatctcccttaggggatggagccatcacTCAATGGCtgagcatctggtttgcatgtAGAGGGTCCCCGGTCCAGTCCAgagcagcatctccatgtagggttggtagagactgctgcctgaaagaaaccttggagtgccactgccagtaagTGTAGGCAATACcctctctctttatttcagtcagcgaccagcatgagattaaaacaaatgtagaagagaagacaatcaaacttctactactgAACTAGGTGGGCCAAGAGTCCGTCTTATTATAAGATAGCATCTTCTGTTTCTATCTTCAGATTCTTTCTGCACTGCTGAAGCATGACCACTTGGAGGCAGCAAAAGGCTCTTAAGCACAAGCAACCAGCCCCAAAATTCAAAGGAGCTGGCAGGTGGTGCTGGAGATGAATTAAATTGCTAAAggcttctctcagccctagctaCCCACCCACAGAAGCAGCTGGCCACTGTCTCTCAGAAATGATTCAGAGATCTGGCTTTGCCACCTTCCAGCCAGCCTCTGCTATGCTTTGACCCTGCTGggtgaggcccatctagtccagcatcctgtctggAGGGAGAtgagagctgaggacatgccttctctcctgctgttgctctcctgcaactgggattcagaggcatcttacctatgaggctggaggaggcctgtagccctcagacaaatcgccattgatagacctgtactctGTGACTttgtccccttttaaagccatcaaggcttttggctgtcaccacatctggtggcagagaattccataggttgattatgcattgtgtgaaaaagtacttccttttgtcagccctaaacTTCCCGGCAactggtttcatgggatgacctctggttctagtgttatgagagaaggagaaaggttcccatcaactttctccacagcatgcatgattttatagacctctatcacgtctccccgcagttgtcttttttctaaactcaaaagccacagccttgcctcataagaaaggtgctctaggcccctgatcatcttggttgccctcttctgcatcttttccagttctacaatgtccttttttcgatgtggtgagcagaattgtactcagtacttcaggtgtggctgCACTGTAGTTTTCTATCAAGGCATTATAATGGTAGCAGTTTTATCGTcaaatcccttcctaatgattccaagcatggaattggcctttttcacagctgcaggaAAGTGTGCCTGTTGCATATCTGCATGAGTCACTGATCTCGCCATCCCTCCTTCAAGAATAGTGACTTTCCTAGaatcacattagggatgtgtgaatgggttcagtATCGAACCTATTCAACATTGAACAGCGCCTGTTCAGTGGTTCAATACGAaccacccccaaactgaaccagccccTGTTCAGCTTGATCAcggaccaaaccacccccagtttgggttCGAGGGTTCATTTTTAAGATAGATGGATATGAATATGGATATAAAATAAACTGTTCGGGCAACCCGGCTTTATGCACATGCCTAAATCACACGAGGTGCCCTCTTCTGAATGTGGGTCATTCATATTTGGATAAATTTTAACAGCAAATATTTGGGATCATGTGAGAGTGCAGCATGACTTCAGATTCAATTCAGAAAAAAGCACGTCTCTTTTATCAGACATTTGGGGATCATGAAGTAAAAAGGACCACATGATTAGCTTTCTAGAGATGCATGCACCAAGGTTCAAAATAAGCATGCTTAACTTGGGAGACCTCCCCCACTTCACCCGGCTCCTGAAATAAATGAATCTTAGGGTCAAGCTAAATATTCATCTAAATACATGTTTAAAGAGTTGTGCTTAAAATGGGAAGCCTCTTCTTTCAGAAAAAACCCCAGCTTGGGGGCGTATGTGTGATCCTGATCAGGAAAGGTTAATTGCTGATATAATTGTTATTTCTACACTGTAATGCTGCGCACAGCTCTGGTTGCACCATCTAACTCAAAGAAAAACATTGTGGGGATGTATACGATTGAGAGAAGGGCATGATTCAGGAGGGTGGGGGCAATTGAAAATGAACCAGGGGTGGGGACACTGAAGAACCTTGCCTGTAAGGAAAGGTTAAAGTGTTTGAAGCTCTTTGGACAAAAGGCAACTTAGGGAggacttaggaatataggaagctgccagatactgagtcagacccttagtccatctagctcagaatactctacacagactggcagtggcttctctaaggttacaggcaagagtctctcccaggcctgtctggagatgccaaggagagaacttacagccttctgcatgccttctgcaagcaagccttctgcatgcaagcaggcagatgctcttcccagagcggtcccatcccctcaggggaatatcttccagtgctcacgtgtagtctcccattctaatgcaaaccagggtggaccctgcttaacaaaggggagaattcatgcctgctgccacaagaccagctctcctccagatgtCCTTCGACTAGAACCAGAGAGCACAACACAATAAGTTGCAAACAAGTTGCTTTTAGTGTAGTTAGGCACAAACCCTTCATCCACAGCCAAAATTGCTAAAGAGAACCCAAGGTTTCGAACCTCTGTtttagagggtgtgtgtggactTTTGCTCCTTGAACAGTACCCCTTTATgccggggcatagctataatttaaTGGGGGAGGGATGTCCATGATGGGTCCCAGAGGGAGTGGGGCCCcctggctgggaaacagcccGCTCTctttgctccctgccctgcctgcctcgcTGAATCAATGTGGCTCATATTAATGCTGGggcaaggagggagagaggggagaaaattGAGTTTTTGGGGAGCAGAGGCCCCTGGGTCTCCcatggtgccccccaccccacctcccgctCCTTAGGATCAGCCACTCCTGGAGGGAGGATCTAACTATATTCATCAAGTGCCCCCGAGAAAGCAATGGATTTTCATGTTTGCATGTGCAAAGTGCAAGTTGGCGTGAGCACATCACGTAGAAGCAGGAAATCCAAACAGCAATGAAAATGTCACTCGTGAAAATGGCCTAAACGTCCTTGTTAAAAAAATCAACAGTTTTCAAAATCAACAAGGATCTTTagttcacccctttccccttgggaCCCCTAAATCTCTTCAGATATTGCTGGAAACCCTGTGATTCTTGTTGACGCCGGGTTTGAGGTGTAAGGCAGGGCAAAGGGCAGCCGATCTTGGAGTCGACGGCAGGGTGAAAAACCGCCGGCTGCTAATGATGCAGCCATCAGCTGCTAAATCCTTTCCTCCATCTGCAGGAAATAAGGTGCCCTCTGACCCTTGAGCAGAGCCCGAGGAAGCAGATCTCTCATCAACAACCAAGTACGCTGAGCAAGCAGCGGCCGGGATGGGGGGGCAGTATTTGCGATCTGGAGACAACAGATTTATCATTCTGCAGAGAAAACAAAACTGGACAAGGGGGCCAAcgaaaggggaagaagaaggagccCTCAATCCAGAAGTTACACAGgcaagctgccttttactgagtcagacccttggtccgtctagctcattactgtctacccagactggcagcagctcctccaaggttgcaggcaggagtctttctcagctctatcttggagatgctgccagggagggaacaatggggccaaagctcaggttccttccaaatggccataggaatgcattgaattttTGAGTGGCCCTTGgccattaaatattttaaattttgaacactgcctagatagatagatagacagacagacagacataaatcaggcagtataaaaatatgatcaaactcactcactcactctcgtggccatttggaacataggaagctgtcttctactgagtcaggtagaatacagtttttgatggtctgaatgacctcatggtctgTCAGTTGGGACACAAATCCCTGATAATGcagggccgggccaggccaggcctcatgTGAACCTAATTTTTTAACTTTCCTGCTATCTTACTCTAGCTTTTTGTCCAGACATccatatgttttaacttttgtaaaccgccttggggttgtcttttaacgaaaggcggtatataaatgtaacaataaataaataatttctccaTGTCACCGTGTTTAGTGCCTGCTGAAGTCCTCTGAGGCTGTCTGTCAAACCTGACAGTGAAACTAAATCAGAAACCTCAAGTTCCTATAGAGCACGTGGTtgcttaggaaacataggaagctgccatatactgagtcagaccattggtccatctagctcagatttgcctacacagactggcagtagcttctccaaggctgcaagcaggaatttctctctgCCCTACACCATGgagggagcttctgcatgcaagcaggcaggtgctctttccagaatgtccccatcccctaagggatgaccagctctcctcccttcagctgtgtgaCCTTTTTGATTCAGATGTAACCAACACTCAAATTGCTCTACCTTTAATCGGTGGTTACGTTGAAGGCTTTCTGTTCTGCTCTAGTTCTTCTCAAGGACTGGAAAGGGTCCCTTCTTTTCCCCACTGTGGGATTCCCCAAACAAGATTTATTTGCAATTAAGAGATGTTCTGCAAGAGCTAAGCTAATTGGGCATGTCAATAACCGCTGTTTGCCTGTGGCAAGGACCTCTGGTGACCAGGCCATGAAGTTCTTACAAATTGCAGCTGGCCCTCAATTTTCCAGCTTGATTTCCCGAACCAGATGGCGTAGGGAAGACTTACCAGTCAAAGGGcagagcaaggcaggctgggacaGCATCcagggcagaggcgctcttacctctgggcttcggggccaaagtccagggcctccacaagcCCTGGGGggtcccaaatcctctttagtctgtcccaggtggtgtggtcacccggcggaGCAGGATGAGGCTTAATTTGCAGGaaggggggcttccaaaggccttgaggtccgggctccaaaattacctaggtgcgcctctgcAGGTCTTCTCTGGGAGATGCAGACAGGGAGTGTGTGTCTGGCTCAACTCTGCTAGTTCCAACAAACCGAGGCGTGGGGTTGCCTGCAGCGCcaacttcaagttccctccatagcTCGGGCTGGGGAAACCTCGGGTTTTGCGTTACGTCCACAATACCGAGGAACATAGCGCCTGGCGGGCAGACCCACTGACCCTACCACGAGCCCCCCGGCAGTCTGATCAGGGGCCAAAGTAGCCCCGTAGGTGGGCTATGGcccaaaaagagaagagaagaggcagtggGGCCTCCCGGCCCCAAAGATCACTCCAGCAGCCTCCGAAGAGCGAGTGGCCAGGCAGTTCCCGAGGAGGCAAGGCCTGGATCGGCCCAAACAAAGGAGGCACTGCTTGATTATGTCAGCTGTGCGCCCCCTGGGGAGGGGCCTGGGCGAGGGGGGAGTGGCAAGGGAGACGTGGGGCACCTTAGCTGCATGTTCATGGTTGATGGGGGCAATAAAGAGAGgtgggggccagtgttccctctaacagggattcccagatatcatggactacaactcccagaagccccaagcaaaagccattgcagctggggattctgggagttgtagtccatagcctctgggaatccctgttaagagggaacactggcagggagCCAATCAGGGGCGGCTGGGGCTATGGGGCTTGCACAGGTTTGTATAAAAGGGGTCTGGCCCTGGAGGGAAGGTGAGTCACAGGCCTCCAGAGAGGGGCTGTGACAGAGATCAAAAGCAGGCCCAGGAGGAGGACCATGCTGAcaaaccaccccctcccctggtattcagaggccaaAGACTTGCcttgcggcttctccaaggttacaggccttctgcatgcagagcagatcctCGGCCACTGAGTTACGATGCCACCCACAAGGGTGGGGTCCCCGGCCAGGGAGCCCCAACTACATGgccctcccatccaggcactgactacatcaagacctgcttagcttcagcaagttaGCTGTGGTGCAGGGCAGCTCAACCTCGGCCCTcctggcagatgttggcctacaactcccataatggctgtggctggggaatttgggagttgtagtgcaaacacagctggagggccaatgttgagccGGCCAGTAGCAGCACATGCCCTTAGACCAGAGCCGCTCAGCTTttgccttcctgcagatgttggcctacaactcccataaccgttggctattagccactgtggctggggattgtgggaattgtagaccaaaaacagctggcgggcccaagttgagcaggcctggcttagaccACGCTCTGGGACCAGTATAGgagaatcctatataataagatgcttggtgtctgcgtccatgtctttttcgggtgttctgggcatgcgcggctGGGCTtggagcctgattggctggggaCGGAGAatactggtggtggtggccatggcCGCTGGAGGGCCTGGCCTTGAAGCGACGGCGACAGGCCGAGGAGCcaagaggtggtgggcccggccgggaggaggcggcgggggaggccggAGAAGGCAGCGGGCCCAAGGGAAGCTGGACCCCGGGGGAAGCAGGCCTGGGGTAAGCCGGAGAAAGCAGCGGGCCCAGCTGAAGGCAGCAGGGGAAGTtgggcagcgggcccggccggagccgcggcgGCGGTGCAGAGCACAGCCCAACTAGAGCGCCCGTTATTGAAACGGGCTTAATGAGACTAGTAGAACATAAGATTCTATACATCAACAATTCTCAAGCTGTCTACCTTGAAGGAACTCTATCTATGTCTATTTGTCCACCAAGAAACCCCAGAATACATATAAATGAACATATGGAGCTGCTTTATACGGAGTCTGGCCCTTAATCTACATCgttcagcactgtctactctggTTGGTAGCAGGCAGAGagattcaggcaggaatctttcccagcctacccagagatgctgccagggattgaacctgggatttccTGCATACAAAGCCAGAGCCCAGTACCTGCAAGTGAGGCCTCTGGTCCATATTCCATAAGGCACCCAAGCCAGCCAGAACAAGTGCATTGCATGGGGAAATCAATTATCCTGGCCAAGCTGGCTTTCGGGGAGGCTTCTTCTCATTGAATTCCCCAAAGAAAGATTCCAGGGTTCTCCTTAATGTTCCAATCATGAATGCTCCATCCAATTTGAGCTACAGAAACATCCATTTCCAAAATCACCCATCccgtccctcctcctcctcctgaaatgACACAGCCCCCAAATGTCCAAAGTGTTTTAAAGGTTTATTTCGTCAGCAGATCCCTGCCCTGAGTAAGACAGCAGCCAGCCCCTGGTCTATAGAGAGAAACTCCTGGAGAAAGAACCGGTCAGTTTCGCAAACAGACAGAGAAAAGGCTGGTCAATTTCTGGAATAGCAGCAAGGCGGAGGTGTTTCGCTACCTCCTGCTCGGACAGTTCTAGTTTCCCCTTGGAGCAGGACCAGTCACTTGTCCCAAGTCAAGAGAGGGGCCTCTAAGGCTTTCtggacaagctctcctctccactggagGGCTGCCATGCTTCTGGGGGCTCTTGGGGTACCGAATCCTCCCTATGCCAAGGAAATGTATGGACTTGCAGAGGGAGAGAGCTGGCGCTTGCTTGGATATGATGACCGACTCCTTTTCTAAGGCTCTGGCGGCAGCTTAATCACAGCACAGGCAGCCCAAAGGGAAGATCAGCCCTTCTTCGGACAGTGGCCAGATAGATAGTCACCAGCCTCCTCTGGGTCTCAGCAGCACTAGCAGTCGCCCAATCATAGCCCAACTAGGAGAAGGAGGGCGAGGACGGCAGGCAGCCATTGGCTGGGCCCGGGCTGGGTCGAAACGGCACGAGTCAGAAAGCCAACATTCCAAACCAAATGTAACCAATCAGCATCAGCCTGCCAGACAGGAAGGAACTCTGGGTGGCCAGGAAGGACCCTGGGCAGCTACGCTAGTTCTTCTCGGGCCGATTGCGGTTCAGCACAGCTTTGGGGGTGAATTCCAGCTTATCCTTGAGGCTGACCACCTGGGTGAGGTCCTTCCCGGCAATCTCTTGAAGCTTGCGGTCCTCCCGCCTCTCCGAGATGCTCTTCTCCTCCTCGGGTGGCTGCGGGGGCGGCTGGCCACGGATGAACCACTCCAGGTGGTAGCCCACCGCCCCCACCACAAAGGCCACAGGGAAGGTGACATAGGGGGCATAAGCCCGCACAGTCGTCCAGAAAATGGGCCACATGGTTCCTCTGGGTTGGGTTCTGTGGACACaaaggtattattattaattattgttgttgttgttgtttacacagttaaga contains:
- the SMIM12 gene encoding small integral membrane protein 12 isoform X2, whose product is MWPIFWTTVRAYAPYVTFPVAFVVGAVGYHLEWFIRGQPPPQPPEEEKSISERREDRKLQEIAGKDLTQVVSLKDKLEFTPKAVLNRNRPEKN
- the SMIM12 gene encoding small integral membrane protein 12 isoform X1, producing MHTSGYSCRTQPRGTMWPIFWTTVRAYAPYVTFPVAFVVGAVGYHLEWFIRGQPPPQPPEEEKSISERREDRKLQEIAGKDLTQVVSLKDKLEFTPKAVLNRNRPEKN